GGGTATGTTTAGGGAGATTAGGTTGGTGAGGGGGTTGAGGGTGGAGGTGGGGGAGGAGCTTAGGGGGTGGCGTTGGGGTGAGCCGCCTGTCCAGCCGCCTCCGCTGGGGGTTAGGCTGTCGGTGTCTGACGTGGTTGGGGGGTACTGCGAGTCTAGGCGGGATCTCTACTTGAGGAGGGTGGTTAGGGTGAGGGCCGAGCCGAACGGCGCCATGAAGTTCGGGGCGTATATACACGAGGTTTTTAGGAGGAGCCTCGCCGCGTTGAGGAGGCTTGTGGAGGGGGGGGGGCGGCGAGGGGGTGGGAGCTGGTGCAGGCCTTCCGCCCCGAGGAGGTGGCCAGGGAGGCCGCCTCAGCCGTGGGGGCCGAGCCGGATCCGCGCGGGGTGGAGCTGGCGAGGTACCTGGCGGTTCAGGTGGCGGCGCGGGTTGACGAAATTGCGGCGAGGACGGAGGCGGACCCCATCAGCCTCGCCGCCAGGGCGGTGCCGCTTCTCGCCGAGTACGTCGTGGACGGGAGGCCGCTGGGGCTGACGCTGGTGAGGGCCGACGCGCTCTACCACAATATTGTGGTGGAGGTGAAGGTGGGGCCTCCCGACGATAGACACGCCCTTGCCCTCGCCGGCTACGCCCTGGCGGTGGAGGCGGACGAGGAGGTGCCGGTGGACGCCGGCTTGCTGGTGTACATAAGCTTCAACGGCGGGGTGAAGCTCAGGGCGTACCCAGTGGCGGTGGGGGAGGGCCTCAGGAGGGACTTCCTCGAGGAGAGGAACAGGCTTATGGAGATGGTGGCGTCGGGCTCGGATCCCGGGCTCTCGCCTAGGTGCGACGACAAGTGCCCCTTCTGGAGGCACTGCCATGGAGGTGGTGGTTAAGGACTGGGGGGTTTCGCTGGGCTACAGGAGGGGCGCCCTTGTGGTTAGGAAGAGGGGCGGCGGGGAGCAGTCGGTGCCCCTCCATCAGGTGGACAGGGTGTGGATACTCACGGGGGGCGTCTCCATATCCTCCCGCCTGGTTAGGGCCTTGGCGAGGCATTTCGTCGACGTGGTGTTTTTCGACGGGAGGGGCGAGCCGGCGGCGAGGCTGTTCCCCCCGGAGGCAAACGGCACGGTGTCGCACAGAAGGGCCCAGTACGAGGCCTACCTCACGGGGAGGGGCTTCGAGCTAGCAAAGCTGGCGGTGTACGGCAAGGTGGTGAACCAAGCCGCGGCGCTTAGGAGGCTCGGCGCGTGGAGGAGGGAGAGCTACCGCCTGCTGGCCGACGCCGCCTCCAAAGTAGCTGGGCTGGCCCCCCGGGTCCTCGCGTGCGGCGACCCGCAGTGCGTCCTGGGGCTGGAGGGCTCCGCCGCCTCCATCTACTGGGGGGCCGTGTCGGAGGCCTTCGGCGTGCCGTCCAGAGACCCCCAGGGCGGGGATCCCTTCAACCTCGCGCTTAACTACGGATACGGCATCCTCAGATACGCGGTGTGGAGGCAGGTGGTGATCCACGGCCTCGACCCCTACGCCGGCTACCTCCACGCCGACAGGTCGGGGAGGCCCTCCCTGGTGCTGGACTTGATGGAGGAGTTCCGCCCCCACGTAGATCTCATGGTTTTGAAGATGAGGCCGGGGCTTGACTGGCTTGACGGCGGGGTTTTGAAGCGGGAGGCGCGGGCGGCTCTTGTGGAGAGGTGGCTCTCCCTGAGGCTTGAGCCTGTTATAGCGAGGCAGGTGGCCCAGGCGGTGGCCCACCTAGAGGGGAGGAGCAGCTACCAGCCGCACAGGCTGTGATCTGGCTCGCCGTCTACGACATACAAGACGACGGGGAGAGGGCCAAGGCAGCCGCCATTCTGCAGGCGTGGGGCTTCGTGCGGGTGCAGAGGAGCTTCTTCGTGGGGAGGCTCCCCAGAGGCAGGGCGCAGGACCTCCTCCACGTCTTGTCTAGACACGTCAAGACGGGGCACGTGGCCCTAATCCCGGTCCCCGACGACTCGCTGGACAAGGCGCTGGAGCTGGGGGCTCCCCCATACGCCCCCCTCAAGCCGCCCAGGTATGTACAGACCCTCGTCGTATAGACCCACGCCCTGGGACGTGCTGGAGCTGGAGTACTGCCCCCGCTACCTCTGGCTCTCTAAGAGACACGGCGTCCCCGTCACCCCCTCCATGAGGGCGGGGAAATCCGCCGAGCCGGAGCTGAGGCGGAGGCTCGCCGCGGCGCTGGGGGGAGAGCCGAGGCCTGTGTACATAGACGCGGGGTGGGCGCACGGCGTCGTGGACCTCCTCGTCGTGAGGAAGTCTGCGGTCCCCGTCGAGATAAAGACCGGCGCCCCCCGGCCCGAGCACAAGTGGCAGCTGTACGCAGAGGCCTACCTCGTGAAGGCGGCGGGCTACGCAGTCACAAGGGGGGTGCTGGCGTATGGAGAGAGGCTGAGGAGCCTCCAGGTGACCCCCGCCGAGCTTAAAGCGGCTGAGCGGTTGCTGGCAAAGGCGGCTGAGGTGGTGGAGGGCCCGCCGCCGCCCCCGAGGAGGAGCCCCAAATGCGCCTACTGCCAGTACAGAGCCATATGTACCTATACATAGGCAGGGTCGATATCGGCGGCGTCTCTGGCTACATGTGGATTCTGGGGTTGAGGCTCTACGTGAAGCTGGGGTGGCGGCCGAGGGACACTGTCTATCTGGGCAACCTCTCAGACCCCCTCTCCGCCGCTCTGCGGATTAGGCGCCTAGCCCCCAGGCTGGTTGACGTGAGGAGGCTGGCGTATACAGTGGCCAGGGCGCTGGCCGCGGCGCGTTACGTGGCGGAGCGCTGCCGGGACAGCCCGAGGTGGAGAATAAGGACCTGGGAAGCCCTCGCCCTCATCGACGAGGCAATCTCCGCAGTTGTAAACGCCTGGCCTCCCACAGCGAGAGTATTTTGGAAAAGGCGGCGCCGGCGCTGGTGAGGGAGGTCCCGTCCGACATGCCGTACTCGGCGAATTCCCTAAGCAACCTCTTTTCGTACCTCTCCAGCTCCGCCTCCCCGGCGGAGGCCAGCTCCGCCAGAAAGCTTCTCTTGGCGCTGGAGCGGGAGTCTCTGAGGCTCCTCACGTAGAGAACCGGCCTGAGGTCCACCTCGACGACCCTCTCCGAGTGCTCCGCCATTGTGTAGACGGCCCTCAGCTTTGCGTCTAGGATGTACACCGCGAGCAACGCCGCCGTGAAGAGGCACAGCGACAGGGCCCTCACGCCCCCGCCCACGTCGACTCGTCGTCGCCTGCGAAGAGCCGCGCCGCCTCCCCCACGCACTGCCAGAAGTCGCTTGGGTCGAGCCTCTCGACCTCGACAGCGACTCCCAGCGCCTTTCCGTAAAGCGCCACCTCGTCGACGGCGTTCTTCACGCGGTCCACCTCCGGATTAACTGTGGCCAGTACAATCTTCTCCGGCCTGCATCTATTAGCCACAGCCATTACGTGGTGGTAGGAGAAGCCCAGCGAAGCCACCAAAACCCGCATACAACACCCCCAAACCCAATTTTTATTTTTTCCCTCCCAACCGACCAGCCCCTCTCTACACCGCACCTCCAGCCCCGGGCCGCCTCCGGGCAGGCCCCGCCTTACCCGACCGCGGCGCCTCTTGACACTACGCTAAAACGCAAATGCCGCGAACAGAAGAGCACCATAGACAAAACAATATGCCTACATAGAAATTTGTAAATGAAACCGCCCGGCGTGGCGAAGAATGGCGTTGGGTCTCGGCGTCTCTTAAACATTCGGCCCGCCGCCACTGCGAAGAATGGCGCACGGCCAGGCCGAACAGCGGAATATATGAATGTAAAACGCGGCAAAACAGCGTCCACCGAAGAGACAAAAAGCAGACGAAAAACTTAAAAACCCACAAAAACCATCAAAACCAGCCCAGAAATCAAAAGATAGTTGAAACGACAAGAGCAGTAGCGCGATTTCCTCTGTGCTCATCTTCTCAAGCAGAAATCAAAAGATAGTTGAAACCACCCCACGTATGTAAGCGCGGTTCCTAGGCCGTAGAATGCTCCCAGAAATCAAAAGATAGTTGAAACTAGTAGTACACCGACGGGAGGTACACCGCGCCGTACCTCCCCACGCAGAAATCAAAAGATAGTTGAAACTGCTGAGGAACTCCTCCCAGGACCAGGGGACTGAAATCGACACAGAAATCAAAAGATAGTTGAAACCACTGGGTCTAACAGCCCAAGAAGCCCGGCGAGCGCCAGCCAGAAATCAAAAGATAGTTGAAACTTTCACAGAGGCGGGGCCGCCCACGCGATGCCCACCAGAAATCAAAAGATAGTTGAAACTCTAATTAGTTTCCGAAAGCCTGGACGCTTCAGTGGATCCTTACCAGAAATCAAAAGATAGTTGAAACTAGATCTATATCTCTGGTTGTGAGTAGCAGAACTTCCGAACCAGAAATCAAAAGATAGTTGAAACAAGGATGAACCACGCGTACTCCGTTATCTTAACCCACTCCCCCCCCCCCCCCAGAAATCAAAAGATAGTTGAAACATGTCTGCGTGTGCGCCCAACACTCCGTCTTCGACGGGGCATACCAGAAATCAAAAGATAGTTGAAACTCGAGGAGCTGTGGGGCGAGGTGAACAAGGCTATCGAGACGGTCCAGAAATCAAAAGATAGTTGAAACAAACGGAGGCGTCGAACCCTGTCCACAAGGGGCTCTACATACTCTCCAGAAATCAAAAGATAGTTGAAACAGCTCCATAACTTGCATTGTCTTTGCCGTTCCGGGAGGACCAATCCAGAAATCAAAAGATAGTTGAAACGTAGAGTCTGAGGCAACCACGCGGCGTCTTGACTACCCTCTCCAGAAATCAAAAGATAGTTGAAACCAGCGTGCCTGGCGCGGTCGCATTCGCAACTATGGACATACCAGAAATCAAAAGATAGTTGAAACCTGTATGCGACACGTCTTGGAGCCTAAACATGTGCAGCCTGACCAGAAATCAAAAGATAGTTGAAACTAACTATTCAACATGTACGCTATGACGCCTCCCCGCAACTCAAACCAGAAATCAAAAGATAGTTGAAACCGATGTAAGCGGCTCTATGGCTGGGGGGCGTAAGCCGCAGTCCAGAAATCAAAAGATAGTTGAAACCGGCTGGCCATGTCGGGCGTGTGGGCCACCAGGAAGGCGGGCTTCCCAGAAATCAAAAGATAGTTGAAACATCGACGAGATACTGTCGATGTCACGCGAGAGGTCTGAGGTGACCAGAAATCAAAAGGATAGTTGAAACGTGTGTGTCCGCCGTGAAAGTTCATCTAGCTGGAAATCGAAAAGTTGCTAGTGATGATGGTCCCCCTTAACGATGTATTAGTGACGACGATCTCCTCCCCGCCGTGGTCCCGCTGACTGGTAGTCAAAGAGGTCGGCTTTCTCTCCGGTCGCTCTCCCTCAGCTGGAGGTCGAGAAGCGTGAATTGGGGGGCGGCAGATGCCAGGTCAGAGGCGCAGAGGCCCGGCGCCGGCGGCGTGCGGGCTTGTCTGGGCGTGGGCGCGGCTGGTGTCTGCGGGTGCTGCGGCGTGGCTGTGCGGCTGGTCGGGGCGGTTGGCCGGAGGCTGTCGGCGCGTGGGTTGCGCCGGGGCGGTGCGCTCGGGGCTCGGCCGATGTAAAGGTTTTATAGAGCTGTTTTTTATGTGGGTGTGAAAAAAACGGAGGCGGCTTCTGCGGCTGACGCGGGTGTGCGGGAGGTTTATCTGAAGAAGCTTGAGGAGATCAAGAGGGCTGTGGAGGAAGGCCGGGTGGTGAGGATCAGCGGCATTCTCGTGCGGAAGCTTGAGTACAAGACGACGCGGCGCGGTGGGATTATAGTCATCGTAAACGACGGCGAGCTTATCGACTACGCGAGCAAGCTGTTGAACAACCGGCGGATTGAAATCCTCTAGCTACGCATCCCCAGGGGCGGCGTCTGCGGAAATACGTAGCCGCCGGGGGGGGATCTGGGCTGTCTGAGCCGGCGGCCCGCGCCCCCGCCTGGGGTGGTTGCGGGGGTGTGGGGCGTCTGGGCTCGGCGCGGTGTTCCGCGTATTCTCCGACCTGTCCTCCTCGCCTCGGGCGCCGCGCCTGCGGCGTCTCCACATGGGCGGTGGAGCCTCCCGGCGGATCCTCGCGTGCCCCTGACCCGCGTCTGGCTCTTATGCGCGTCCCCTCGCCGCGTTGCGTAGGCTGTCGCTTGGTTTCTCCGTTCGGGCTGGGCTGAGCTTCGTCTTAGTGATGCTTCAAAGGCCCGGCGTTGGGCATCTCCGCGGGCGGGTCTTCGGGCTCTTCTGTAAGCGCGCCGACGCGGCTCTGCACTCGGCGTTGCTTGCGTGTAACGCGCCGGGGCTTGGTGTTGCGCCTGTTTGCCGGGTTTTCGTACTGCAACGCCGCTGGTTGCGTTCGGCGGGTGGATCTGCGAGCGCGGATGGGCGTTGCCCGGCGGCGTGTTTGGTTAAGTTTATAAATAGGGATTGCTTTTGTCTGTGGAGGAGCTTCCGAGGGAGGTGGAGCTTCTGCTGAGGGCGTATAGAGAGGCTAGGAGGCCCCACATTAAGATTGGGTATCTCAGGGTGAAGGGGGTTGGGGGTTTTCTATGGCGTTGAGGGTGAGGGTAAGGCTTAGGGCCGGGGGCAGAGAGGTCGCGACCTCCGCGCTTGTGAACACGGGCTTTGAGTCCTCCGCCCCAGACGTGGCTGTGCCCGTGGAGGTTGCGAAGGCGCTTGGGCTGTGGCCGCCGAAGTCGGCGAGGGTTGTGTCGGCGGATACCGGCGGCGGCGAGGTTGAGCTTGTCTATATCGAGGCGGGGCGGAGCTTGAGGTGGAGGGGCCTGGGTGAACATCTTGGTGAATCCCTACATAGACGAGGTGCTGATCAGCGACTTCCTCGCCGGGGAGCTCGGCATTGTCATCCTAGCCGCCTAAGCCTCTAGGCGTAGTTTTTGTCCTTAGTATCAACATCTCGATAAGTGCATAGCTTCATACCGATGGTGCTCACAGGGGGCGTCTGTACATCGCATGTCGCTCGTCAGCTCCCAGGTGCGGGGAGCGGCTTGGCGCCCCGCGTGGGGGGCGTCTGTATCTTCGCGCAGTTGTGAATGCCTAGGGCCTTGCTTAGGCGCTCTGCACTTGGTATTTTCCGCATGCCTCTGCGTAGAGGGCTTCGTCGCATTTCAGCGCCTGGCAGAGCCTGGCGGCGAGCCAGCAGAAGTCGCGGGCGGCCGCCTCGCGGCTTGGGTATATGGACATCACCCCCTCGGGGTCTGGGCCGCTGTGCTGGTACTGGTGGAGGGCGAGGGCGACGTAGCCCTCCTTCTCCATGCCTAGGGCGGCTGATACTTCGGGGATTGCCCTCGTGGGCATGTGCGCTATGATTTTGTCTATGTTTTTGAAGCGGGGGGCTAGCTCCGCCTTTCTCCTCCCCGCGGCGGCGGCTAGATACGACTTGTAGGCTTGGAAGAGCTTGCCCGCGGCGTTTCTAGTGTAGCCCTCTGTCATCAGCGTGAGGGCTAGCCTCAGCTCTGCCCGGGCCTCCTCCAGCCTTGCCTGTATGTAGGCGTCGAGGTCTCTCCACGGCTTGGCGAGGGCCGTGTCCACGTCTCTATATCTGCGCGTTTTTATATCTTGAGGGGTGGGGGTGCCGCCTGCCGGATGTAACGGCTGTGGGAGCTCGTCGGGGGGTTAACTGGAGTGCCGGCGTAGTACGTAGCGGCGGGCGGCTAGCAACAGGGCGCTTGACAGTGAAGCGGACCCCGACAGGTATATGAGGCCGGCGTATGTGGAGTTGGCTATTGTGTTGAGGTAGCCGACGATGTAGGGGCCGGCGAAGCCGCCGAGGTTGCCGACTGAGTTTATTAGGCCGACGGCGACGGCTCTGGCGACTCCGGCGAGCATGCGCTGGGGTATTGGCCAGAAGGGTGGGTAGAAGGCGTATATCCCAGCGGCGGAGAGGACGAGCGCGGCGAAGGCGAGCTGGGGGGTGGGGGCGAGGGGGGCTACTGCGGCTAGGCCGATGGCGCCGGCTAGGAGCGCGGCGGTTGAGTGGAGGAAGCGCTCTCCGGACCTGTCTGAGGACCAGCCGACGGCCACCATGGCGGCGAAGGCTGTGAGGTACAGCGCGGCGTTTAGGAGGCCCGCCACCACGGGGTTGCCGCCTGTGAGGGCTTTTAGAACCTGGGGGGATCAGAAGGTTATTCCGTAAGGGCTATGTATGTGCCGGGGATCTCGAGTATGAAGTAGCCGATGAAGAAGATGCCCGCGGCGAGGCCGAGGTCGGCGTCTGTGAGGCCGAGGCTCTGCTTCATGCCGAGGCTGGCTATCCCGATGTTTACCCTGTCTATGAAGGCGAGGAGGTAGGCAACCCACACGGTGGGCATTATATGCCTCCACATCCTAGCCGAGAGGGCTCCCCTATCTACCATAGCGACTTGCTGAAATACCTTTATAAATTTAATTTACATGTATCAATTTAATAAAATATTTAACAATTAATATTGTATATGAAGTTCTGTATGGTGTACAGATTTGCCTCGTAACCGCGGCGCACGCCGCGCCAAGACGTCGATGCCCGGATCGGGCGCCGGCGGGGTTCCATCTCTGTAAAATTTATATACCACTGTTTTACACATGTCGAGAAATGGTGTATAATATTCTGGTAATATCACACCACTGTTAATAATTTGAGTAGTTTTGATATTAACCCGCGGCGTCTAGCCGCCCCCAGGCCTAGCCGCAGGCGGCTGGGGCTGTGGGTGGTCCCCCCATCCACGGCTTCCACCGCTTGTGGCGTGTGGGGATAAGCCGGCTGCGCTGGGCGGGCCTCCCCGTCTGGCGCCGCCGGCGAAATCGGCGCCGACGGCCAGGCGCCGCGGGTCTCCTCTTTTATATTTCTGACTAGCAGTATACATGGTTAAGGTGGTTAAGAGGGATGGGCGGGTTGAGGAGTTTATTCCTGAGAAGATTGTGGTGAGTGTTCTCAAGGCGGGGGCTCCTGTGGACGTTGCGCGTAGGGTGGCTAGGAAGGTGGAGTGCGCTGTTATGGACAGCGAGAACGTGACGGCGAGGGAGTTGACGCGGCTTATTCTCACGGAGTTGAAGAGGGTTAATGAGGAGTGGTATAGGAACTGGGTTGTGTTTG
The sequence above is drawn from the Pyrobaculum ferrireducens genome and encodes:
- the cas2 gene encoding CRISPR-associated endonuclease Cas2, producing the protein MIWLAVYDIQDDGERAKAAAILQAWGFVRVQRSFFVGRLPRGRAQDLLHVLSRHVKTGHVALIPVPDDSLDKALELGAPPYAPLKPPRYVQTLVV
- a CDS encoding PaREP1 family protein; translated protein: MDTALAKPWRDLDAYIQARLEEARAELRLALTLMTEGYTRNAAGKLFQAYKSYLAAAAGRRKAELAPRFKNIDKIIAHMPTRAIPEVSAALGMEKEGYVALALHQYQHSGPDPEGVMSIYPSREAAARDFCWLAARLCQALKCDEALYAEACGKYQVQSA
- a CDS encoding ATP cone domain-containing protein produces the protein MVKVVKRDGRVEEFIPEKIVVSVLKAGAPVDVARRVARKVECAVMDSENVTARELTRLILTELKRVNEEWYRNWVVFDLAVKRRRTEEELK
- the cas1 gene encoding CRISPR-associated endonuclease Cas1, encoding MEVVVKDWGVSLGYRRGALVVRKRGGGEQSVPLHQVDRVWILTGGVSISSRLVRALARHFVDVVFFDGRGEPAARLFPPEANGTVSHRRAQYEAYLTGRGFELAKLAVYGKVVNQAAALRRLGAWRRESYRLLADAASKVAGLAPRVLACGDPQCVLGLEGSAASIYWGAVSEAFGVPSRDPQGGDPFNLALNYGYGILRYAVWRQVVIHGLDPYAGYLHADRSGRPSLVLDLMEEFRPHVDLMVLKMRPGLDWLDGGVLKREARAALVERWLSLRLEPVIARQVAQAVAHLEGRSSYQPHRL
- the cas4 gene encoding CRISPR-associated protein Cas4, which codes for MYRPSSYRPTPWDVLELEYCPRYLWLSKRHGVPVTPSMRAGKSAEPELRRRLAAALGGEPRPVYIDAGWAHGVVDLLVVRKSAVPVEIKTGAPRPEHKWQLYAEAYLVKAAGYAVTRGVLAYGERLRSLQVTPAELKAAERLLAKAAEVVEGPPPPPRRSPKCAYCQYRAICTYT
- the cas4a gene encoding type I-A CRISPR-associated protein Cas4/Csa1, encoding MAREAASAVGAEPDPRGVELARYLAVQVAARVDEIAARTEADPISLAARAVPLLAEYVVDGRPLGLTLVRADALYHNIVVEVKVGPPDDRHALALAGYALAVEADEEVPVDAGLLVYISFNGGVKLRAYPVAVGEGLRRDFLEERNRLMEMVASGSDPGLSPRCDDKCPFWRHCHGGGG